In Nitrosophilus labii, the following proteins share a genomic window:
- the fmt gene encoding methionyl-tRNA formyltransferase, whose translation MRVIFMGTPDYATAILEGILEDRDIKVVSVFTQPDKPVGRKQILTPPDVKRFLLDGGYDIPIYQPQTLKDNEVVEKIKDLNPDFIVVAAYGQILPRNILEISPCINLHASLLPKYRGASPIQQALLNGDKITGVTAMLMDEGLDTGDILGYSVIEIQKDDVAPILFEKLSILAKELTPYILKNFRKIEPLKQNDIDASYCKKIKKMDGEVDFSDAKNIFNKYRAFFFWPGIYLKSGLKLKEINLVDSDSINEDGKILEFTDKGAIVGCKRGKVEIAKVQPPSKKVMDIFSYLRGRRLGIGDNIS comes from the coding sequence ATGCGCGTTATATTTATGGGAACTCCTGATTATGCAACTGCTATACTTGAGGGTATACTTGAAGATAGAGATATCAAAGTAGTATCGGTATTTACACAACCGGATAAACCAGTAGGAAGAAAGCAAATACTCACTCCACCGGATGTAAAAAGATTTTTGCTAGATGGAGGGTATGATATACCGATATATCAGCCCCAAACATTAAAAGATAATGAAGTTGTTGAAAAAATAAAAGATTTAAATCCGGATTTTATAGTAGTTGCAGCATACGGACAGATACTTCCTAGAAACATTTTAGAGATATCTCCTTGTATCAACCTTCACGCCTCATTGCTTCCAAAATATAGAGGCGCAAGTCCAATTCAGCAAGCTTTATTAAATGGTGATAAGATAACGGGAGTTACGGCAATGCTTATGGATGAAGGTCTAGATACGGGAGATATTTTGGGTTATAGCGTTATAGAGATACAAAAAGATGACGTTGCCCCCATCCTTTTTGAAAAACTATCTATTTTAGCAAAGGAGTTGACTCCATACATACTTAAAAATTTTAGAAAAATTGAGCCATTAAAACAGAATGATATTGACGCTAGTTACTGTAAGAAGATAAAAAAGATGGACGGTGAAGTCGATTTTTCTGATGCCAAAAACATATTTAACAAATATAGAGCCTTCTTTTTTTGGCCGGGAATATATCTAAAAAGCGGATTGAAACTAAAAGAGATAAACTTGGTCGATAGTGATAGTATAAACGAAGATGGAAAAATATTGGAGTTTACCGATAAAGGGGCTATAGTTGGTTGCAAAAGAGGAAAAGTGGAGATAGCGAAGGTACAGCCGCCATCTAAAAAAGTTATGGATATTTTTAGTTATCTAAGGGGAAGGAGATTAGGTATTGGAGACAATATATCTTGA
- the proB gene encoding glutamate 5-kinase, which yields MKRVVIKVGSAVLSENNRLAKERMLNLVEFLAELNGKMEVILVSSGAVAAGYTKLKLDKKELPNKQALAAIGQPLLMKAYQKKFEKFDTLCAQMLLSADDFDSRKRTEHAKNAIEVLLKHKIIPIINENDVTATEELVFGDNDQLSAHAAFYFDADMLVILSDIDGFYDKDPKKNEDAKLLKVVEKIDPKLLTTECNPNYSFATGGIVTKLKAADFLLRRRKTMFLASGFDLSDVKSFLLKGEHIGGTLFIKNEEIIG from the coding sequence GTGAAAAGAGTAGTGATTAAAGTCGGCAGTGCCGTTTTAAGCGAAAATAATAGATTAGCCAAGGAGAGAATGTTAAATCTTGTAGAGTTTTTGGCCGAACTTAATGGAAAAATGGAGGTTATTTTAGTAAGTTCGGGTGCAGTTGCCGCTGGATATACGAAGCTTAAATTAGATAAAAAAGAGCTTCCCAATAAACAGGCCTTGGCAGCTATCGGACAACCTCTTTTAATGAAAGCATATCAAAAAAAATTTGAAAAGTTTGATACTCTTTGTGCCCAAATGCTTTTAAGTGCCGATGATTTTGATAGTAGAAAAAGAACCGAGCATGCTAAGAATGCTATTGAGGTTCTTTTAAAACATAAAATTATTCCTATTATAAATGAAAACGACGTCACAGCAACGGAAGAATTGGTTTTTGGGGATAACGATCAACTCTCGGCACATGCGGCTTTCTATTTTGATGCGGATATGTTGGTTATACTTAGCGATATAGATGGATTTTATGATAAAGATCCGAAGAAAAACGAAGATGCGAAACTTTTAAAAGTTGTTGAAAAAATCGATCCAAAGCTTTTAACAACCGAATGCAATCCTAACTACTCTTTCGCTACAGGAGGAATCGTTACTAAACTTAAAGCTGCTGATTTTTTGCTTAGACGTAGAAAAACTATGTTTTTAGCAAGTGGATTTGATTTAAGTGATGTTAAAAGTTTTTTATTGAAAGGTGAGCATATAGGGGGAACACTTTTTATAAAAAATGAAGAAATTATTGGTTAA
- the obgE gene encoding GTPase ObgE translates to MFIDSVKLTVSSGKGGQGAVSFRREKFMPKGGPDGGDGGKGGDIYFVVDKNTHTLSHFKGKKVLKAQNGRPGEGRKKHGKNGQPLVLVVPPGTEVRDAETGELLLDLTKDGDRVLFLEGGKGGKGNWHFKSPTNQRPTYAQPGLPGKSRDIILELKLIADVGLVGFPNVGKSTLISVVSNAKPEIANYEFTTLTPKLGVVDVDEFSSFVMADIPGIIGGASEGKGLGLKFLKHIERTKTLLFMIDISSYRELLTQYKILKKELLKFSEHLSKRSYAIALTKIDSMDIEEANQKIEKFIKDLKEEPGGENIYGLDDKYLYFLQDRENIDRNQPYFIFPISAVANINIKPLIFALNDMIKMERKSEKSSD, encoded by the coding sequence ATGTTTATTGACAGTGTAAAACTGACGGTTAGTTCCGGTAAAGGCGGACAAGGTGCTGTAAGTTTTAGAAGAGAAAAATTTATGCCAAAGGGCGGTCCTGACGGAGGGGACGGCGGAAAAGGCGGAGATATATATTTTGTAGTAGATAAAAATACACATACTCTCTCTCACTTTAAAGGAAAAAAAGTTTTAAAAGCCCAAAACGGTAGGCCCGGTGAGGGAAGAAAAAAACATGGTAAAAATGGCCAGCCTCTTGTTTTGGTTGTTCCTCCAGGAACAGAAGTGAGAGATGCCGAAACGGGAGAACTGCTTCTAGATTTAACAAAAGATGGAGATAGGGTTCTTTTTTTAGAAGGCGGAAAAGGTGGAAAAGGGAACTGGCACTTTAAAAGTCCGACAAATCAAAGACCAACGTATGCTCAACCTGGACTTCCTGGAAAGAGTAGAGATATAATACTTGAACTTAAACTAATAGCCGATGTAGGACTTGTAGGGTTTCCAAACGTAGGAAAATCTACGCTTATATCCGTAGTTTCAAACGCTAAACCTGAAATTGCCAATTATGAGTTTACTACGTTAACGCCTAAGCTAGGTGTGGTGGATGTAGATGAGTTTTCAAGTTTTGTGATGGCAGATATTCCCGGAATCATTGGAGGTGCAAGTGAAGGAAAAGGTTTGGGGCTGAAGTTTTTGAAACATATAGAAAGAACCAAGACTTTGCTTTTTATGATAGATATATCAAGCTACAGAGAGCTATTAACCCAATATAAAATATTGAAAAAAGAGCTTTTGAAATTTAGTGAGCATTTAAGTAAAAGAAGTTATGCTATAGCTTTGACTAAAATAGACTCTATGGATATTGAAGAAGCAAATCAAAAAATTGAGAAATTTATAAAAGATTTAAAAGAAGAGCCGGGCGGCGAAAATATATATGGACTTGATGATAAGTATCTATATTTTTTACAAGATAGAGAAAATATTGATAGAAACCAACCATATTTTATATTTCCAATATCTGCAGTTGCTAATATCAATATAAAACCTTTGATATTTGCTTTAAATGATATGATAAAAATGGAGAGAAAGAGTGAAAAGAGTAGTGATTAA
- the rpmA gene encoding 50S ribosomal protein L27, protein MAHKKGQGSTQNNRDSAGRRLGVKKYGGEFVRAGNIIIRQRGTKVHPGNNVGMGKDHTIFALIDGYVKFERKDKKRQKVSVYPA, encoded by the coding sequence ATGGCTCACAAGAAAGGTCAAGGTAGTACCCAGAATAACCGTGATAGTGCCGGTAGAAGACTGGGAGTGAAAAAATACGGTGGAGAGTTTGTAAGAGCCGGAAATATTATCATAAGACAAAGAGGAACGAAAGTTCACCCAGGAAATAATGTTGGTATGGGAAAAGATCATACTATTTTCGCTCTTATAGACGGCTACGTAAAATTTGAAAGAAAAGATAAAAAGAGACAAAAAGTTTCTGTTTATCCCGCATGA
- the rplU gene encoding 50S ribosomal protein L21 has product MYAIIKNGGKQYKVKEGDIICFDKMGLEPKTKVEFKEVLAINDGELKVGTPFVEGAKVEGEVINEGRGKKIIIFKKRRRKDSKLKRGFRRDFTRVKITKIA; this is encoded by the coding sequence ATGTATGCAATCATAAAAAACGGCGGCAAGCAGTATAAAGTCAAAGAGGGTGATATTATATGCTTTGACAAAATGGGTCTTGAGCCGAAAACCAAAGTTGAATTTAAAGAGGTTTTGGCTATAAACGACGGTGAACTAAAAGTTGGTACTCCTTTCGTTGAAGGGGCTAAAGTAGAGGGCGAAGTGATCAACGAAGGTAGAGGAAAGAAGATTATAATCTTTAAAAAGAGAAGAAGAAAAGACTCTAAACTTAAAAGAGGTTTTAGAAGAGATTTTACAAGAGTAAAAATAACAAAAATAGCTTAA
- a CDS encoding RidA family protein, producing MEYIQTDNAPAAIGPYSQAIKVGNFIYTSGQIALTPEGEMRENDIEIQTEQVLTNLKNVLEAAGSSLDKVIKTTIFLADMDDFAKVNEIYAKFFGTHKPARSTVAVKTLPKNALVEIEAIALI from the coding sequence ATGGAGTATATTCAGACTGATAATGCACCTGCAGCCATAGGGCCGTATTCTCAAGCTATTAAAGTTGGTAACTTTATTTACACATCGGGACAGATAGCTCTTACTCCAGAAGGTGAGATGAGAGAGAATGATATAGAGATTCAAACTGAACAAGTGCTGACTAATCTTAAAAATGTTTTGGAAGCTGCGGGCAGTTCTTTAGATAAAGTTATAAAAACAACGATTTTTTTAGCAGATATGGATGACTTTGCGAAGGTAAACGAGATTTACGCTAAATTTTTTGGAACTCATAAACCTGCAAGAAGTACCGTAGCAGTTAAAACATTACCTAAAAACGCTCTTGTTGAGATAGAAGCTATAGCTTTAATTTAA
- a CDS encoding DUF2231 domain-containing protein → MEFLNFLDTIKLPFELPILLHPVTVHFAITLPIIILILEIVNLFIKRPYLNIITSSFLFFVIFIFTAAFFAGKADGSHAFSLLSPEGQEELKLHKTIGMYLVYATVFVFLLKLLSMAIKKDAAQAVYMVALLVFIGITLKQGKDGGELVYEYGANVEAISKMDDKIMELEDKIDELETKLKECSPAKEESQQSTAQEVNSQPTKTETVEQQESNATLTVQSENIDQNATTDNNTTH, encoded by the coding sequence ATGGAGTTTTTAAACTTTTTAGATACTATAAAACTGCCTTTTGAGCTGCCGATTCTTCTACATCCGGTTACGGTACATTTTGCAATTACGCTTCCTATCATTATACTTATACTAGAAATCGTTAATCTTTTTATTAAAAGGCCTTATCTAAATATAATAACATCAAGTTTTCTATTTTTCGTTATTTTCATATTTACAGCAGCTTTTTTCGCAGGTAAAGCAGACGGATCTCATGCATTTTCACTTTTGTCTCCAGAAGGTCAGGAAGAGCTAAAGCTTCATAAAACGATAGGTATGTATCTAGTTTATGCAACTGTGTTTGTATTTTTATTGAAGCTTCTATCTATGGCTATAAAAAAAGATGCAGCACAAGCGGTTTACATGGTTGCCTTATTAGTTTTTATAGGCATTACTTTGAAACAGGGAAAAGATGGAGGAGAACTAGTTTACGAATATGGAGCTAACGTAGAAGCCATATCTAAAATGGATGACAAAATTATGGAGCTTGAAGATAAGATTGATGAACTTGAAACAAAACTCAAAGAGTGTTCTCCAGCAAAAGAGGAGAGTCAGCAAAGTACAGCCCAAGAAGTCAACTCGCAACCAACCAAAACAGAAACGGTTGAACAACAAGAGTCAAACGCTACTTTAACTGTACAGTCAGAAAATATAGATCAAAACGCAACGACAGACAACAATACTACTCACTAA
- the dapE gene encoding succinyl-diaminopimelate desuccinylase yields the protein MDVIELFKKLLSFKSITPNDDGSLDFIREYLKDFKAIWINKEDVKNLFLYKKFGDGEHLCFGGHVDVVPPGVGWESDPFVPIEKDGKIYARGAQDMKSGVAAFVQAVKETKKFNGTLSLLLTSDEEGEAKYGTLLALKKLKELELIPDFAIVAEPTCEEVFGDAIKIGRRGSINGVIEVIGKQGHAAYPEKAVNPIHAVAKILPNIAGTNLDDGDDFFAPSKFVITDIRAGMEVTNVTPGKLKMMFNVRNSTKTTLKDVEEFMYKNFDKTNYTLKLSQSAKPFMTDPDSKIVKLLDSSIQKICSIKPKYSTAGGTSDARFFGEFGVKTVEFGVVNDTIHAPNERCGKEEVIKLYEVFKEILRCF from the coding sequence ATGGATGTGATAGAGCTTTTTAAAAAACTTCTTTCATTTAAATCTATTACTCCTAACGACGATGGAAGTTTGGATTTTATAAGAGAGTACTTAAAAGATTTTAAAGCTATATGGATAAACAAAGAAGATGTAAAAAATCTTTTTTTATATAAAAAATTCGGTGATGGGGAGCATCTCTGTTTTGGAGGGCATGTAGACGTGGTTCCTCCAGGAGTTGGATGGGAGAGTGATCCTTTTGTGCCGATAGAAAAAGATGGAAAGATATACGCAAGAGGTGCCCAAGATATGAAAAGTGGCGTCGCGGCCTTCGTACAAGCTGTAAAAGAGACAAAAAAATTTAATGGTACTTTGTCTTTGCTTTTAACAAGTGACGAAGAGGGTGAAGCCAAGTATGGTACTCTGCTTGCGTTAAAAAAACTAAAAGAACTAGAGTTGATTCCAGATTTTGCTATAGTAGCTGAACCTACTTGTGAAGAGGTATTTGGAGATGCTATTAAAATCGGCAGACGAGGTTCCATTAACGGCGTTATAGAAGTGATAGGTAAACAAGGACATGCGGCATATCCGGAAAAAGCCGTAAACCCAATACATGCCGTAGCAAAAATACTTCCTAATATAGCGGGAACAAATCTTGATGATGGAGATGACTTTTTTGCACCTAGTAAATTTGTTATTACCGATATTAGAGCCGGTATGGAAGTTACGAACGTAACGCCAGGAAAACTTAAGATGATGTTCAATGTAAGAAACTCTACTAAAACTACTTTAAAAGATGTAGAAGAGTTTATGTATAAAAATTTTGATAAAACAAACTATACACTTAAGCTTTCACAAAGCGCAAAACCGTTTATGACGGATCCAGACAGCAAAATAGTAAAACTACTAGATAGCTCAATCCAAAAAATCTGTTCAATAAAACCTAAATACTCTACGGCGGGTGGAACAAGTGACGCAAGATTTTTTGGTGAATTTGGAGTTAAAACGGTAGAGTTTGGAGTAGTAAACGATACCATCCACGCTCCAAACGAAAGATGTGGCAAAGAAGAAGTTATAAAACTTTATGAAGTATTCAAAGAGATTTTAAGATGTTTCTAA
- a CDS encoding YqiA/YcfP family alpha/beta fold hydrolase — protein sequence MILYIHGFKSCGKGNKSDALRRYFGEKKILAPNLPVSPKEAIDFLSNMINQNDIELIVGSSLGGFYAIYLAEKFDKKAVLINPSLKPYITLYPYIGKNSKFCDGMEFFWKEEYIKELINLKVDKVNLSRYLVLLHSKDEILNYQETLNFFIGAKVVVEYGGNHRFENIEDYLCMIDRFRY from the coding sequence GTGATTTTATATATTCACGGTTTTAAAAGCTGCGGCAAGGGAAATAAAAGTGATGCTTTAAGAAGATATTTTGGAGAAAAAAAGATCTTAGCTCCAAATCTTCCTGTTTCGCCAAAAGAGGCTATAGATTTTTTATCTAACATGATAAATCAAAACGATATAGAACTGATTGTAGGCTCTTCGTTAGGCGGATTTTATGCTATCTACTTAGCCGAAAAGTTTGATAAAAAAGCAGTTCTTATAAATCCTTCTTTAAAACCGTATATAACTTTATATCCTTATATAGGGAAAAATAGCAAATTTTGCGACGGTATGGAATTTTTTTGGAAAGAAGAGTATATAAAAGAGCTAATAAATCTAAAAGTAGATAAAGTTAATTTATCAAGATATCTGGTTTTACTTCACAGCAAAGATGAGATTTTAAACTATCAAGAGACTCTAAACTTTTTTATAGGTGCAAAAGTTGTAGTAGAGTATGGTGGAAACCATAGATTTGAAAATATTGAAGATTATTTATGTATGATAGATAGATTCCGATATTAA